A genomic region of Enterococcus sp. 12C11_DIV0727 contains the following coding sequences:
- the purM gene encoding phosphoribosylformylglycinamidine cyclo-ligase produces the protein MGNAYTKAGVDVEAGYEVVERIKKHVQRTERIGVMGALGGFGGCFDLSAVEMKEPVLISGTDGVGTKLMVAIQENKHDTIGIDCVAMCVNDIVAQGAEPLYFLDYIATGKNRPERLEQVVAGVAEGCLQAGAALIGGETAEMPGMYGENDYDLAGFAVGIAEKRQLITGENIREGDVLLGLSSSGIHSNGYSLVREIFFKTHQFSGESLIPELNEKPLGSVLLTPTKIYVNSILPLIKQELVNGIAHITGGGFVENIPRMLPENLSAEIQLGSWPVLPIFTTLENYGQIPTMEMYEIFNMGIGMVLAVSPEKVSAVQTILNELDESCHVIGKVTKKVKQAVIFKEV, from the coding sequence ATGGGAAATGCCTATACAAAAGCAGGCGTTGATGTTGAAGCAGGCTATGAAGTCGTAGAGAGAATTAAGAAACACGTACAACGAACTGAACGTATCGGTGTGATGGGAGCGCTAGGTGGTTTTGGCGGTTGTTTTGATTTAAGTGCGGTGGAAATGAAGGAACCTGTCTTGATTTCGGGGACAGATGGTGTGGGAACCAAATTAATGGTGGCGATTCAAGAAAATAAACATGATACGATTGGGATCGATTGTGTAGCGATGTGCGTGAATGATATTGTTGCACAAGGTGCTGAGCCGCTTTATTTTCTAGATTATATTGCGACTGGAAAAAATCGGCCAGAAAGATTAGAACAGGTGGTGGCAGGTGTCGCCGAAGGATGTCTTCAAGCGGGGGCTGCTTTGATTGGCGGTGAGACGGCTGAAATGCCTGGTATGTATGGTGAAAATGATTATGACCTAGCCGGATTTGCTGTAGGGATCGCCGAAAAACGGCAATTAATTACAGGTGAAAATATTCGAGAAGGAGACGTTCTTCTTGGCTTATCTTCAAGCGGAATCCATTCAAACGGGTATTCACTCGTGCGGGAAATTTTCTTTAAAACTCATCAATTTTCTGGAGAAAGTTTAATTCCAGAGTTAAATGAAAAGCCTTTGGGGTCAGTTCTTTTAACGCCAACTAAAATTTATGTTAACTCAATACTGCCACTAATAAAACAGGAATTAGTGAATGGTATTGCTCATATTACCGGTGGTGGTTTTGTTGAAAATATCCCTAGAATGCTTCCAGAAAATCTATCAGCTGAGATACAGCTTGGCAGCTGGCCAGTGTTACCCATTTTTACAACGTTGGAAAACTATGGTCAGATCCCAACAATGGAAATGTATGAAATTTTCAATATGGGCATTGGGATGGTTTTAGCTGTTTCGCCTGAAAAAGTTAGTGCTGTTCAAACGATTTTAAATGAACTTGATGAATCATGTCATGTTATTGGAAAAGTCACTAAAAAAGTGAAACAAGCTGTTATTTTTAAAGAGGTGTAA
- the purF gene encoding amidophosphoribosyltransferase yields the protein MSYEVKSLNEECGIFGIWGHSDAARVTYFGLHSLQHRGQEGAGIVSNQDGRLNGYRGLGLLSEVFKDDRSLASLSGHAAIGHVRYATAGNGSVDNIQPFLFKFYDGACGLAHNGNLTNAKSLRKELEQNGAIFHSNSDTEILMHLIRGSKQPTFIDQLKESLQTVKGGFAYLLMTETAMIAALDPNAFRPLSIGQMKNGAYVVTSETCALEVIGATFVRDVGPGELIIIDDSGYKIEQYTQETQYSICSMEYIYFARPDSNIAGVNVHTARKNMGKRLAQEAPVEADMVVGVPNSSLSAASGYAEASGIPYEMGLVKNQYIARTFIQPTQELREQGVRMKLSAVRGVVEGKRVIMVDDSIVRGTTSRRIVQLLKDAGAKEVHVRIASPPLRFPCFYGIDIQTRKELIAANHSVSEIEQLIKADSLSFLSEQGLIDSIGLNYDEPYSGLCMAYFNGDYPTPLYDYEMNYQASLKEKISFARLN from the coding sequence ATGTCTTATGAAGTAAAAAGTTTAAATGAAGAATGTGGTATTTTTGGTATTTGGGGACACTCAGATGCGGCGCGAGTAACCTATTTTGGTTTGCATAGCTTACAACATAGAGGGCAAGAAGGAGCTGGTATCGTCTCTAATCAAGATGGCAGGTTAAACGGCTATCGAGGTCTAGGATTATTATCAGAGGTGTTTAAAGATGATCGATCTTTAGCCTCTTTAAGTGGTCATGCCGCAATCGGTCATGTTCGTTATGCTACAGCTGGAAATGGCAGTGTTGATAATATTCAACCTTTTTTATTCAAATTTTATGATGGTGCCTGTGGCTTAGCTCATAACGGTAATTTAACCAATGCAAAAAGCTTGAGAAAAGAGTTAGAGCAAAATGGTGCAATCTTTCATTCAAATTCTGATACAGAAATTTTGATGCATTTGATTCGAGGCAGTAAACAACCGACGTTTATCGATCAGCTAAAAGAAAGTTTACAGACTGTTAAAGGTGGATTCGCCTATCTTTTGATGACTGAAACTGCGATGATAGCGGCTCTAGATCCCAATGCATTTCGGCCATTGTCTATTGGCCAAATGAAAAATGGTGCTTATGTAGTCACAAGTGAAACCTGTGCCCTAGAAGTGATTGGGGCTACGTTTGTTCGAGATGTAGGACCGGGAGAATTAATCATTATTGATGATTCTGGGTATAAAATAGAACAGTATACGCAAGAAACGCAATATTCGATTTGTTCAATGGAATACATTTACTTTGCTAGACCTGATTCAAATATTGCAGGAGTAAATGTCCATACTGCACGTAAAAATATGGGAAAACGCTTAGCACAAGAAGCGCCAGTTGAAGCAGATATGGTAGTAGGAGTCCCAAATTCTTCGCTTTCAGCGGCAAGTGGTTATGCGGAAGCAAGTGGTATTCCTTATGAAATGGGCTTAGTGAAAAATCAATATATCGCACGAACCTTTATCCAACCTACTCAAGAATTGCGAGAACAAGGGGTCAGAATGAAGCTGTCAGCGGTTCGTGGTGTTGTCGAAGGAAAACGGGTGATCATGGTGGATGATTCAATCGTGCGAGGCACAACTAGTCGTCGAATTGTCCAATTACTTAAAGATGCTGGGGCAAAAGAAGTTCATGTCCGCATTGCGTCACCCCCTTTAAGATTTCCTTGTTTCTATGGAATCGATATTCAAACAAGGAAAGAATTAATTGCGGCCAACCACTCTGTTTCTGAAATAGAACAACTGATCAAAGCTGATTCATTAAGTTTTTTAAGTGAACAAGGATTGATTGATTCAATTGGGTTGAATTATGATGAGCCTTATTCTGGACTTTGTATGGCTTATTTTAATGGAGATTATCCAACGCCGCTATATGATTATGAAATGAACTATCAAGCATCATTAAAAGAGAAAATCAGTTTTGCCAGATTAAATTAA